The following is a genomic window from Funiculus sociatus GB2-C1.
TGCACGAGCGTAACGCTCACAACTTCCCTCTCGACTTGGCAGCAGGTGAGTCCACCCCAGTTGCTCTGGTTGCTCCTAGCATCAATGGTTAATCGCTAGTTTTTCTAGCTAAAGAAGCGCTCCAATAGGGGCGCTTTTTTTTTGGTAAAGTTATCCAAAGTAGGCTGGCGTTGCTTCACGTACTGCCTATAGGAATGCCATCATAGTTATAGACAAATACACATTAGGAGAATAGACAACGTATACGCGACCCTTAGCTCGTCTGATCGAGCAACTACAACGTTTGCCTGGAGTTGGCCCCAAAACGGCTCAACGATTAGCCCTACATATTTTAAAGCGATCGCCCGAAGAAGTAGAAGCACTAGCTCAAGCTTTAATTGAGGCGAAAAAGCAAGTTGGTTTATGTAAGGTGTGCTTTCACCTCTCAGCTGAACCTGTCTGTGAGATTTGCCGCAATTCCAACCGCGACAACAGCACGCTTTGTGTGGTGGAAGATTCCCGCGATGTGATAGCGCTGGAAAAAACCCGCGAGTATCGGGGTAAGTATCACATCCTCGGAGGTGTCATTTCCCCAATGGATGGCATTGGCCCCGACCAGCTGCATATCCAACCACTGGTGCGGCGAGTCAGTCAGCAAAAAATTAAAGAAGTAATTCTGGCAATTAGTCCAAGTGTAGAAGGTGAGACAACGACGCTGTATGTCGGTCAGCTGCTAAAGCCATTTACGCGAGTAACCCGGATTGCCTTTGGTTTACCAATGGGGGGAGATTTAGAGTACGCCGATGAGGTGACGCTAGCACGAGCCTTGGAAGGAAGGCGAGAGCTAGATTAGTTGTAATTCTCATAAAGGGGTGGACAATATTGCTCCACCCCTTTAAAGAAGGAAACGCACTCTCATTGAGGCTACCTTCTTACTTTGAAGTTTTATTAAGAGGCACCTGTGTTCACGTTCCCAGTCTCAGCCTGGAAACTAGGCAAATTCTGCCCAATCCCTAATTCAGCCCTCCACTCAGACAAAGGCTTATCCCAGTTTTTCTCCCACTTCTGAGCCAGGAAAGGTTTTGCATTCATCCCCATCCTATATCCCTGAGAAATATGGTCTAACACCCTGTTCAAATGTTCTGGAGACTTGATCAGCGTACTCAACAACCCTCCGGCTGTCAGTACCACTGACATAGTTCTGCGTGTCTGAGCCACATAGAATGCCTGTAAACCCAGTTCTCCGGCTACGTCAGTGCTAAAACCTGTAAGTATATGCCAAATATCATGAGTCTGCCGGATGCGGAAAAGAAGGTAGCTGATATCATCCTCAACTTTTATCTTGCGGTAAAATTCTGGATCGAAACCTGCCTCCTTCATGTGAGAGGCGTACTCATATCCCAGAGAACCTTCGGGACATTTTAGTAGCGCCTCCAGGTCTGGAGTTGGAGCAACGTAACGCTCTTGGATGATGCGCTCTACATCAGGGTTAGATTTTACATAATCCAGTGCCAGCTTAGTAGCATCTGTGTGCCGCAGTCCATCTTCGATATCGTAAACCGAGTCCGTTTGGTTGGGATCTTTGAGTAGAGAAACAACGCCTTTCAAAGTAGAAAAAAAATCAAGATTTAAGCGTCGCCGTTCTCGTGACAACATACAATTCATCCTATAATCTTTGCTCAATCTTAGCCCTGGTTTTTTGTTAGTGGCATCCCCCCCCTATACCATTTTGGATGCAAGGATTTTGAATTGTGAAAAGCTTAATAACGTAGGTTGAGTGCTAGTAAGCTGGTTTGAGTTACGGAACCCAATATCTAGCCAATCGATTTTGGATGCCAGAATTTGGCGGAGGTTGGAGTTTCCGAAAGTTTGATGATTTTGGATTGACTTAGGAAGTGGTTGGGTTTCACTATCGTTCAACCCAACCTAATAGCTACTATTGGTAGAAGCGTCTAATGCAACTTCTGCTTGACGAAAGCCATAAGCTGAGCCAATTGTTTCTTTAACCCAGGAATCTCAGCTACTTGTTGCTTCAATCCATTAATCTCAGCCTGCATGGTGGCAATTTTTTCATTTAAAGCGTGAAGTTGAACGCCTGCACTTGAGTCAGCGACTACTGCTGTCTGGGAAGAAGCCGTTCCAACGCTGGGTCGCACTCGTCTGGCTTTAGCCATCGCCGACTTGATGGCATCAGTTAATTGCTTGTTATTAAAAGGCTTTTCCAGAAATTCAAAATATTCAAAAGGTTCTGAAAGTTTCTCTTTCACCTCTTCTTTACGTCCAGACATTACCACTAAAGGAATTGTCTGTAATTCAGGCAGAGATTGCAGTTGCTGAAAAACTTCCCAACCGCCCAAGCGAGGCATTATCCAATCCAACAGTATCAAGTTTGGACTCTCTTGCCGAATTAAATTAAGTCCTTCTTCGCCATCTTTTGCTTCTAAAACTTCAAATTTGCCCTGAGGCAACATTTCTGGGATTTGACTCCGAATGACTTTGGCATCATCAATTATCAGGATTTTTTGAGTTGTTACAATCGCTGGAGCTTTTTGGGCAGGCGGCGAAGCAGTTTGCCTTCTAGGCAATTTTGCTTTTGCCATTGCAGATTTCATCGCCTGAATCAGCGTCTTTTGCTGAAGCGGCTTTTCCACAAATTCAAAATACTCAAACGGTTCCGGAATTTTCTGTGTAACTTCTTCTTTGCGCCCTGACATCAACACCAAGGGGATTTTCTGGAGTTCCGGGGAAACTTGAATCTGTTGAAAAACTTCCCAGCCACTTTGTTTGGATGCTAGGAAATTCAGCACGATTAAATTCGGGCGTTCTTGGCGGATTAAATTGAGTCCTTCTTGAGTGTCTTTTGCTTCTAAAACTTCAAAATTGCTTTTGGGTAATATTTCTCTGACTGCACTTTGGCTTGTGGGACTGTCATCGATAACCAGGACTTTGTTACTTGGCATAACTGACTCCTAGAAGTTGTGACTGAGGGCATTAAATGGTCTTATGTTGTTTTGCTCAACCGTAAGACTGCCCCCAATATAAGTTAGTTTAGCCAGAGATTAATTGGGATATCTCACGGGTAAGACGTATTCCCTAAATACTAGCTGCTACTTTAGCTTTTGTTGGATGAAAGCCATAATTTGAGCTAGTTTTTTCTTCAAGCCGTCAACTTCAGCGGGTACCGCTGCCATCTGAGCCATCTGTTTTTTCAAGGTGTCAATCTCAGCTTGCATTTTGGCAATTCTGGCATTTAGCTGCTGAATTTCAGCGGTGCCAGTAGATGAGTCTGGGGGAACTGTTTCTTTTACTACTGGCTGCGGGGACGGCGCTACCGCTGGGCGGAGGCTAGCTTTACGCATGGCTGATTTGATGGCGGCAATCAGCTGCTTTTGGTCAAACGGCTTGGGGATAAATTCAAAATACTCGAAAGGTTCCGAAATTTTTTCGGTCACTTCTTCTTTACGACCGGACATCAAAACTAGAGGAATCTTCTGAAGTTCAGGCTTGTTTTGAACCTGCTGAAATACTTCCCAGCCGCTCATTTTAGGCAACAGAAAATCCAACATAATCAAGTTGGGATGTGCCTGGTGGATCAGATTCATGCCTTCGAGACCGTCTTTTGCTTCTAAAATCTCAAAGTTACCCGGCGGTAACATATCGCGTACTGTATTTCTAATCACTCTACTGTCATCAATAACCAGGATTTTGTGACTTGCCACGACCGAACTCCTTAGAGGGGATTTAAAAAAAAACTACGCTTAGTTTGAGACGACTGCTGCTTACTCTAGAGTTAAAAAAAAGCGACTAGCTTCAAAAACCGGCATAGCGTTCATACGCATCAGGATGATTTGCAATGTGTAGCGCCTGGGTGTTAGAGCTACAGACCTATGAAGTTGTATACGCGATCGCGGTAAACTAACGCTACCGCTATAGTAGGTAATTCCTGAGCGGGTGACGTGCAGCGATACAGTTTTTTGCTTGACATCCTCAACGTTTTACCATCTCGACATTAAGCCAAAAAGCCAGCTGAGTGCCTAAATTCTAGATTAATCTGGTCTGGTCTGAAAGGGCAAAAAATCAATGTGGAACAAGAGTTAAAGTTAAATGCTTTAAGATTTGTATCATGTGGATGCTCACTTTGGCTGTTAGCCCACCGGAAGATTCATGGATCTGCCTACCGAAACGGATAATGTAACCCAGTCTAATGTGCAAGAGTGGCGGTCAGAAATTGAGGCACTACCGTCTTGGTTGCGCCGCCCCATTGGGAAAGCTAGCGAAATCTCAACGGTGCAACGAATTATTAAGCAGCGACAAATCCACACGATTTGTGAGGAGGGGCGCTGTCCGAACCGGGGAGAGTGTTATGCCCAGAAGACAGCAACTTTTTTGTTGATGGGGCAAACTTGCACCCGTGCTTGTGCTTTTTGTCAAGTGGAGAAGGGACACGCACCGATGCCTTTAGATCCAGAGGAACCGCAAAAGGTGGCGACTGCGGTGCAGTTGCTAGGTTTGCGCTATGTGGTGCTGACTTCGGTAGCTAGAGATGATTTGCCGGATGGTGGGGCTGGTTGGTTTGCGGCGACAATGGCGGCGGTGAGACAGATGAACCCGGAAACCTTAATTGAGGTGTTGACTCCAGATTTCTGGGGGGGTAAGGAGTCGGGGGAAAAACAACGCCAACGAGTCGCAACGGTAGTTTCGGCTCAACCTGTCTGTTATAACCACAATATTGAGACGGTGCGATCGCTTCAAGGACGGGTGCGACGAGGGGCGCAATATGAGCGATCGCTTGATGTCCTGCGTTATGTTAAAGAACTCGATCCGACAATTGCCACGAAATCCGGTTTGATGCTGGGACACGGGGAAACGGAAGCCCAAGTAATTGAGGCGATGGCAGATTTGCGGGCTGCGGGATGCGATCGCATTACTCTGGGGCAATATATGCGCCCCTCTCTAGAACATCTGCCAGTCCAGAAATACTGGACACCAGAGGAGTTTGAAAAATTCGGTGCGATCGCCCGCGAGATGGGCTTTGCTCACGTCCGTTCTGGCCCCTTGGTTCGCAGTTCCTACCACGCGGGAGAATAGGGAAGAAGGGGAAAGGGGCAACAAGAAAGATTTTCATCCTTTTTTAGTACAACTGCGAAAATGAAAATATTTCTATCGAGTCGTGCTAATGGGGACAGCTCTTTGGTATTTCTTTAGAATGTACCAAATTAGGAGATTATCCTGATGACAGCTCAAGCTAAGCAACCCAAAGGTTCTCTTACCAAAACCAGTAGTCCTCCCTATCCCTTCCGCACTATCGTTTTACTCATTCTCTTAGCGGGCAACTTCCTGGTTGCTGGAATCTATTTCCACGTCATCAACCCATAGTTGATGCAAAAGGTGGCAACGGATCGGGTAACAGATGTAACGGATGGGTTAACTTATGGGACTCATAGTCAATCCATCCGCCACATCCGCTACAAAATCCACTGCCACCTTTATCCTTTTTTAAATCG
Proteins encoded in this region:
- a CDS encoding photosystem II protein D1 — translated: HERNAHNFPLDLAAGESTPVALVAPSING
- a CDS encoding Coq4 family protein, producing the protein MLSRERRRLNLDFFSTLKGVVSLLKDPNQTDSVYDIEDGLRHTDATKLALDYVKSNPDVERIIQERYVAPTPDLEALLKCPEGSLGYEYASHMKEAGFDPEFYRKIKVEDDISYLLFRIRQTHDIWHILTGFSTDVAGELGLQAFYVAQTRRTMSVVLTAGGLLSTLIKSPEHLNRVLDHISQGYRMGMNAKPFLAQKWEKNWDKPLSEWRAELGIGQNLPSFQAETGNVNTGAS
- a CDS encoding response regulator codes for the protein MVTTQKILIIDDAKVIRSQIPEMLPQGKFEVLEAKDGEEGLNLIRQESPNLILLDWIMPRLGGWEVFQQLQSLPELQTIPLVVMSGRKEEVKEKLSEPFEYFEFLEKPFNNKQLTDAIKSAMAKARRVRPSVGTASSQTAVVADSSAGVQLHALNEKIATMQAEINGLKQQVAEIPGLKKQLAQLMAFVKQKLH
- a CDS encoding response regulator; its protein translation is MASHKILVIDDSRVIRNTVRDMLPPGNFEILEAKDGLEGMNLIHQAHPNLIMLDFLLPKMSGWEVFQQVQNKPELQKIPLVLMSGRKEEVTEKISEPFEYFEFIPKPFDQKQLIAAIKSAMRKASLRPAVAPSPQPVVKETVPPDSSTGTAEIQQLNARIAKMQAEIDTLKKQMAQMAAVPAEVDGLKKKLAQIMAFIQQKLK
- the lipA gene encoding lipoyl synthase, translated to MDLPTETDNVTQSNVQEWRSEIEALPSWLRRPIGKASEISTVQRIIKQRQIHTICEEGRCPNRGECYAQKTATFLLMGQTCTRACAFCQVEKGHAPMPLDPEEPQKVATAVQLLGLRYVVLTSVARDDLPDGGAGWFAATMAAVRQMNPETLIEVLTPDFWGGKESGEKQRQRVATVVSAQPVCYNHNIETVRSLQGRVRRGAQYERSLDVLRYVKELDPTIATKSGLMLGHGETEAQVIEAMADLRAAGCDRITLGQYMRPSLEHLPVQKYWTPEEFEKFGAIAREMGFAHVRSGPLVRSSYHAGE
- a CDS encoding photosystem I protein PsaX produces the protein MTAQAKQPKGSLTKTSSPPYPFRTIVLLILLAGNFLVAGIYFHVINP